A stretch of DNA from Desulfosarcina ovata subsp. ovata:
ACATAGTTGCGCGATTCGATATTTTTCCCGATGAATCGATTTCCGTGTGGTCGAGAGTGATCGATGGCAAAAAAGAACAAGAGCCGGAAAGCGCGCAAACAGGCCAAGCAGAACCTGCAGAAAATGCCGGCCGGGCAATTGAGGCAAAAAGGCGAAGCATTGCTGGCCGGCGGAAACTATCGCGAGGCGATCAATTCCCTGAAACTGGCGCTGCAGAAGGCTCCGGACGATACCGAGGCGCAACGCCTACTGGTCCGGGCCTATGCGCTCAGAGAATCTCAGTTGCGCCAAAAAGGGATGCTGAAAGAGGCCGAGGCCCTGCACCACCAGGTCCGCCAACATCGGCCCGACGTGGCGGTAATGGAAGCAGCGGACCTGCTTTTTTTTCTTGAAGCGACCGATCTGCAAAACGCCATTTCCCTTTACAACGCATATCTGGCCCATCACCCACCGGTGGGCGAGGCGGAAACCATCATTTCCGGCACCCTCCTGGAGACGAATGACTGGCAAGCCGCCACCCAAATGGCCGATGCGGCGCTGCTCAAGCCCGATCTACCGGTTCTCCGGGAAGCCGCCCGGCTGATGGACAGCGCCGACTGGGAGGCGGCCCTTGACTGCCTGAAACCCGTCACCCGCCGATCCCCCCTGGCCCCGGCCAAACTGCTGTGCCGGGCTATGGTTTGCTTCTATCAGGAAGACGATGACGGCATGCAGCGCGCCCTGGCGATGATTCCCGATCGTTTTCCCCTTCACCCGCTGGTGGAACGCCTGAAAACCGCCTCTGATCGGCTGTCTCCCCTATGGCAGGGCCAGTCCATCACCACCGATCAAATCCACTTCCTCCTGCAAACATTTAAAGATACCCAAGCTTCCGGTGCGGCCCGAATCATCAGGCGAATGGCCCAGGCGATACGCCCGCAGGATCCGCTGCCCGCCATCGAGCAGTTGCTTTGCATGCTTTTTCCCCTGGCAACGGGACAGTACCTGGATGCTTATGATTTTGTGAATCTGGCCGAGACTCTGCTCCCCGATCCGCGTGGGGGGGCCATTGCCGCTAAGTTCGATTTTCTGGCGTTCGATGATTATTTTGCGGACACGGACACCTACATTGATCGTCTCGATGTGGAATTTCCCGACCCGGCGGATCGTGCCGTGGCCACGTCCATGGTGCTTTCAGCGTCCGTGGAATGGGTCGTCGAGCAGGGGATTCAATATGAGGCGGTCCACACCAGCCGGTTTGCAAAAGGTGCGCTGAAACGTCTCGGTGCGACATCCAACGAACCGGCGCTCGTGCTACTGGAAATCGTTCTCCGGGCCATCGAACTGGATCCGCAAAACGCCCAGGCCCAAAACCTGCTGAACCGACTGCCGGGGACTTCACGCGAGGCCAAGCGCTTGAAGGAGACCGGGCTGCTGAAGCTGGTCGAAAAGCACCCTGACGATCCGGCGGCCTGTATCGCCCTGGCCAGGCTCTATCTGAAAAAAAACGCCCTGCGCAAAGCCGAAACGCATCTCCGGGAAGCGGAACGACGGGCACCTCACGACGAGCAGGTCAAGGAAATGCATGTCCTGACCCTGCTCCGATCGATCGATACCAATTTGAAGCGCGCCAAATTCCATCTGGTCAAAACGGACCTGGGAAAGGTCGAGGCCCTGAACGCCAGAAAGCTGGCTGCCCATGTGGCGGCCCGGCACATCCTGTTGGAAATGGCGCATACCGGCCAACTGTCCCTCTTCGGCGACGGCATCCAACCCGGAGAAAAGGAGACGCTGCCGACAATCATTGACCGGCATACCGCCCCCCTGTCCGCAGCCGGGCAGTTCGCTGCCCTCGGCATCATGGACATTGACCGGCAGCAACGCCCGGAAATCTGGAACAAGGCCCGGAACAAATGCCTGGAGCAGTGTTTCAAAAGCCGGAGGGCGGCCATCGGCACGTTGACCTCCAAAGCGATGCACAATTTATTATTACCCGACATCGACACGTTGCCGGCAGGTTTTGGGCAGGCGGCATGGCTTGATATTTTCGTCAGCCGCTATAAACAGATCTTCGAGCCCCTCAGCGATAAGGATGCCCTTCCGGTGGTGGAGGCCCTCATCGAAATGCACAGCGAGGATGTGTGCCTCAAAGAGATCCAACGCCGGCTGAAATATGCGTCCGAACCGTATCTGACCCTCCTCCGGTTCTACCGGATGGTGGTGCAGCACAACATCGGTTCGTCCCGATCGACTGCCGCCGATTTTTCCGCCCTCATCGATGGTGTGCCGTCACAACACAAGGAGATGTTTCGCAGTGCGGCCCGGCGGCTCTCCCGATCGGCCCGGTGGCCGCTTCGTGCCGCACTGGAACACTTCGATTTCGAGCTGCTGGATTCCCAATGCAACTGCCCGATCTGCTCAGGCCGGGCAGACATGAATGACTTTGATGAGGAAATCGACGACTGGACCGATGACGACTACCTGGATAGCCTGATATCGGAAATAAACCATCCTGACCAGGTTTTTGCCTCGATGGCGGAAGCCTTTGTCGACACGCTCGATCTGCGCGGGGCCAGCCCAAGGGAACTCAAGCGGCGGCGCAAGGAGATGATGAACGATTACCAAAGCAGAACCATGTTGGCCGACATGGCCAAAACCATACCGCCCATCGTGGCCATGCGGCTTTCGGACGAGGCGCGTTACCTGCTTTTCGGATAGGGGGTGGATTTTGCTGGCAGATTATCTGATGCTCGGCCTGGAACCGGGAGCCACCGACGAGGCGGTTCGCGAACGCTACCTGGCCATGATCAAAATCCATCCACCGGAGCATGACCCGCAGGGGTTTCAGGATATCACCCTGGCCTATGAACGGTTGAAAGACAGGCACAGCCGCATCCGTCACCAGTTGTTCGGTTATCAGGCGGCCAGCGATGTGGAGGCATCCCTGGGCTACCTGGCGAGGGCAGCGAAACCGTCCCGCCATCGTGCCGGACTCAAGGCATTGCTGAACGCACTGAAAAAAACCGACGCGGGCCGATCGAAATGAGGCTCCTTTCCTTCTTGTAGGGTTGAAATGAAACCATCGATATTGACCCACAACATCCGCCGTGGCTGGCAATGGTGCTTTCAAACATGGATCGCGCCTTCACTCCGGCACACGGCCACTCTTTTTCTGCACTGGGCCGCCAGTGCCAATGACTCGTCCGTCGCATCCGGCAAGTGGAAAGAAAAGGCGATGGACGATTTTTCATCCTGGCTGGCGGCGCTCCCGGACACGGGTCCCGATGGCGAACCCGATCCGCAGGCGTGCGATCTGTACACGCTGCTCACCGAATTTGCGGCCCTGCGCCAGGAAATCAACCTGCAGACCCGACAGCAGCGCAAAACCTTACGATCACAGACGGAACTGGCCGAGCAATTCGGCCGGCTCGGTGAACAATTCGATGTCCGTATCGCCCAGCTGGACCAGATTCGCGACGCCCTTTGCCAGGGCATCGAAGAAAAAACGGCGGCGGCGTTCTTCGATATCCGCGACGCCCTGGTACGAGGCGAAAAGGCCACCCGCAGCGTGGCCGGCAAGCGCGGTTTCTGGCGGCGCGCACCCAAAGGCATCGATACCCTAGCGGAAGGGTATGCCATGGCACGGCGGCGCTTCGATCATGCCCTGGACCAGTTGGGCATCACGCCGATCGTCACTACGGGCCGGCCCTTTGATGCCACATGCATGCGGGCGGTGGACAAACGCCATGTTGCCGACAGCGCCCCGGGAATCGTCATCGAAGAAATCGCCGGTGGGTTCATTCGCGCGGAAAAAGTGCTGCGCACAGCCGAAGTCGTGGTCAACGCATAGTAATCATCCGGAAGGAATGTCATGACAACAATCGTTGGAATCGATCTGGGAACCACCAATTCGGAAGTTGCGGTTTACGCTGACGGCAAGATATCGATCATCACCAATGACGACAACGGCATTGTCCCTTCGGTGGTCGGGATGGACGAAAACGGAGCCGTGATCGTCGGCCGGCAGGCCATGAATCAAGCGGTGGTCGCACCGGAGCGGACCGTTCTTTCCATCAAGCGCCGTATGGGCAGCGATGCGGTGATCGAACTTGGCGAAAACAGGTTTTCCCCTCAGGAGATTTCGGCCTTTATCCTCAAGGCCCTGAAGCAGCGGGCGGAAAAGCACCTTGGCCGGCCCGTGACCCAGGCGGTCATCACCGTTCCGGCCTACTTTACCGATGTCCAACGCCAGGCAACCCGGGAAGCCGGCCAAATCGCCGGCCTGGAGGTGGTTCGGATCATCAACGAGCCCACGGCAGCGGCACTGACCTACGAACGCGGCAACACCCAGACCCGTCGGTTGCTGGTTTACGATCTGGGGGGCGGAACCTTCGATGTCTCCATCGTAACAATTGAAAACGGTGTGGTGGAAGTACTGGCCAGCACCGGGGACAACAAACTGGGCGGTGACGACTTTGATAAGAAAATCGTCGCCGAGTTGGTGACCCACCTGAAAAACAAATACGGGATGGACGTTTCCGGCGATCGTTTTGTCATGGCCCGGCTTCTGCGGGCCGCCGAGACCGCCAAATGTGCGCTTTCCACCGAACCGTATACCCGGATCGAAGAGGACCACCTTACCAGCAAAGACGGCCAGGTAATTCATCTCTCCATGGAGTTGAACCGCGACCATTTCGAAACCCTCATCGAAGCGGATCTTTCCCGAACCATGCAAGCCGTTACCCGCGCCCTGAAAGATGCCGATATGCTGCCGGGGGCCATCGATCAGATCATTCTGGTCGGTGGATCGACGCGGATTCCCAGGATCGCCCAGCTCCTGGAAGAAAAATTCGGTATCCCTCCCCATGGAGAGATCGACCCGGATCTGTGCGTCGCCATGGGTGCCGGCATCCAGTCGGCCCGGGAGACGGGGCAGGACCATGCCAGCGTACTGGTTGACATCACTCCGTACACCTTCGGCACCTCGGCCGTCGGGGAAGTCAACGGTGAACCGAGCATGTCCCAATTTGTGCCGTTGATCCGGCGAAACACCAAACTGCCGGCCAGCCGCAGTGAAGTCTTCTATACCATGTACGACAATCAGGAAGCCGTGGATGTCACGGTTTACCAGGGGGAAGAACCCGATGCCACCGAAAACGTCCTTTTGGGCAACTATCTGTTCAACCTGACCAAGGCACCGGCCGGCAGCCAGATCGCCCTCTACTTCGACCTCAATCTCAACGGCATTCTGAAACTCAAAGCGCTGGAAAAACACACCGGGAAATATATCGATGCGGTGATTGAAAACGCGCTTCCGCGCCTGGACGAAGAAGACCTGGACCAGACCCGCCAGCGTATCGATGCGCTATGGCCCCAGGCGCCGGGCAGCGATGCGCAACCGGAAACAGATACGCTTCCATCCGAATATACCGACCTTGTCCGTCGCGCCCAAGGGCATTTGGACGGCACCATCGAAGAAGAGGATCGCGAAGAAATCGTCAACCTGATCGAAGATATCCGTGACGCCCTCAAGGCCGGCGATTCGGACCGGGCCCGGCAGCATCGCGATACCCTGGATGATCTGCTGTTTTACATAGAAGACTAAAAGGCGTATCCGTGCAATACTGCCCCACCTGCAAAGCCCTTCTGAAGGGAAATCGGATTTGCAAACGCTGCAGGACCGACGTGAGCAAGGCGCTGGAAGCCGCCGAACAGGCGCAGGCGCATCTCAAGCTGGCGGCCGAGGCTTACACCGCCAACCGTTTTGAAACCATGCTGCATCATGCCCGACGCGCCTTCTCTCTCCACCGAACCCGGTCGAGTCGCCGCCTGCTGGCCTGCGCGGCCTTGTTGCAGGGAAATTATGAACTGGCGCTGCTTGCTTGGAAGGTAAGGATCGGGAATTTTATTAATTGAACAAAATTGCTTGTTCTTGCGCCCGTCTTCCGCGTTGCATCAACGGCCACATACTCCCGGTATGCAACCCTTGATGCGCCTTGAAGACGAACACAAGCCCGGCGCAATTATGTCCAATTAATTTCATCCCCGATCCTAAGTATGACCGTCCCGAAAGAC
This window harbors:
- a CDS encoding tetratricopeptide repeat protein translates to MAKKNKSRKARKQAKQNLQKMPAGQLRQKGEALLAGGNYREAINSLKLALQKAPDDTEAQRLLVRAYALRESQLRQKGMLKEAEALHHQVRQHRPDVAVMEAADLLFFLEATDLQNAISLYNAYLAHHPPVGEAETIISGTLLETNDWQAATQMADAALLKPDLPVLREAARLMDSADWEAALDCLKPVTRRSPLAPAKLLCRAMVCFYQEDDDGMQRALAMIPDRFPLHPLVERLKTASDRLSPLWQGQSITTDQIHFLLQTFKDTQASGAARIIRRMAQAIRPQDPLPAIEQLLCMLFPLATGQYLDAYDFVNLAETLLPDPRGGAIAAKFDFLAFDDYFADTDTYIDRLDVEFPDPADRAVATSMVLSASVEWVVEQGIQYEAVHTSRFAKGALKRLGATSNEPALVLLEIVLRAIELDPQNAQAQNLLNRLPGTSREAKRLKETGLLKLVEKHPDDPAACIALARLYLKKNALRKAETHLREAERRAPHDEQVKEMHVLTLLRSIDTNLKRAKFHLVKTDLGKVEALNARKLAAHVAARHILLEMAHTGQLSLFGDGIQPGEKETLPTIIDRHTAPLSAAGQFAALGIMDIDRQQRPEIWNKARNKCLEQCFKSRRAAIGTLTSKAMHNLLLPDIDTLPAGFGQAAWLDIFVSRYKQIFEPLSDKDALPVVEALIEMHSEDVCLKEIQRRLKYASEPYLTLLRFYRMVVQHNIGSSRSTAADFSALIDGVPSQHKEMFRSAARRLSRSARWPLRAALEHFDFELLDSQCNCPICSGRADMNDFDEEIDDWTDDDYLDSLISEINHPDQVFASMAEAFVDTLDLRGASPRELKRRRKEMMNDYQSRTMLADMAKTIPPIVAMRLSDEARYLLFG
- a CDS encoding molecular chaperone DnaJ, with protein sequence MLADYLMLGLEPGATDEAVRERYLAMIKIHPPEHDPQGFQDITLAYERLKDRHSRIRHQLFGYQAASDVEASLGYLARAAKPSRHRAGLKALLNALKKTDAGRSK
- a CDS encoding nucleotide exchange factor GrpE, which produces MKPSILTHNIRRGWQWCFQTWIAPSLRHTATLFLHWAASANDSSVASGKWKEKAMDDFSSWLAALPDTGPDGEPDPQACDLYTLLTEFAALRQEINLQTRQQRKTLRSQTELAEQFGRLGEQFDVRIAQLDQIRDALCQGIEEKTAAAFFDIRDALVRGEKATRSVAGKRGFWRRAPKGIDTLAEGYAMARRRFDHALDQLGITPIVTTGRPFDATCMRAVDKRHVADSAPGIVIEEIAGGFIRAEKVLRTAEVVVNA
- a CDS encoding Hsp70 family protein, yielding MTTIVGIDLGTTNSEVAVYADGKISIITNDDNGIVPSVVGMDENGAVIVGRQAMNQAVVAPERTVLSIKRRMGSDAVIELGENRFSPQEISAFILKALKQRAEKHLGRPVTQAVITVPAYFTDVQRQATREAGQIAGLEVVRIINEPTAAALTYERGNTQTRRLLVYDLGGGTFDVSIVTIENGVVEVLASTGDNKLGGDDFDKKIVAELVTHLKNKYGMDVSGDRFVMARLLRAAETAKCALSTEPYTRIEEDHLTSKDGQVIHLSMELNRDHFETLIEADLSRTMQAVTRALKDADMLPGAIDQIILVGGSTRIPRIAQLLEEKFGIPPHGEIDPDLCVAMGAGIQSARETGQDHASVLVDITPYTFGTSAVGEVNGEPSMSQFVPLIRRNTKLPASRSEVFYTMYDNQEAVDVTVYQGEEPDATENVLLGNYLFNLTKAPAGSQIALYFDLNLNGILKLKALEKHTGKYIDAVIENALPRLDEEDLDQTRQRIDALWPQAPGSDAQPETDTLPSEYTDLVRRAQGHLDGTIEEEDREEIVNLIEDIRDALKAGDSDRARQHRDTLDDLLFYIED